The following nucleotide sequence is from Triticum dicoccoides isolate Atlit2015 ecotype Zavitan chromosome 7B, WEW_v2.0, whole genome shotgun sequence.
CaaggatcaggaagttaatacttcaggaggctcatgactcaccatactcgattcgccctggaaacaccaagatgtatttggatttgaaggagcgtatttggtggaccggtatgaagaaggatattgcggagtatgtagtcgtaggtgatgtatgccagagagagtaaaagcagagcatcagaagccagcaggattactacagcctatgccgatacccgaatggaagtgggataagcttggcatggatttcattaccggatttcccagaacccgaacgggacatgattctatctgggtagtagttgattttcttgaccaaagtggctcaccttatcccagtgaaaaccacctatacaagtgcgaagttgaccAAGATATAttcgaccaggatcgtatgtctgcatggagttccgaggaccatcgtatcagatagaggaacacaatttacctcaaagttttggaatcagctgcaccagactttgggtactaggctagagttcaatacagcctttcatccgcagatggatggatagaccgagagagtcaatcagattctggaggacatgttgagagcgtgtgcgctagattatggatctagtagggatgataatctaccttacgcggagttctcatacaacaacagttaccaagcaagtttgaagatgaccccttttGAAGCGTTGTATGGGACAAGAAGcccgacaccgttgatgtgggatgaagttggagaccgtcagttgtttggaccaaatgtgatcaaggagtcagaagagaatgttaagttgattcgagatagactgaaggtagctcagtccaggcagaagagttatgcagactcaaaaacgcaaggaggtagtctatgaaatttgagacagagcatgtcttcatgtgtcccctcagcgaggagttaaacgatttggagttaagggaaaattagccccgagatttgtaggaccataccgagttttggagcgtatgggagaagtggccaacaaattggagtcacccgaaggactgtcagaagttcatgatgtgtttcacgtttccgagttgaagaagtgccatgcagagatggccaatattctcctgtgaggacgcttgaccctggaaagaataatgatgttccacgaagtggagtatggacttcataagtatgagtttttatctcggtatgtgggatatcccacgaggatgaagagatgaattactattggatataaaggaggtatgatgttggaaatatggatcaatggaaattccatgatgagtctgagtaatcacgtctcagtttggtacaaatagaaggaagaacgacattacaattggatggattttagtatgctaggaagctggaagttgaatgttggaataacgatcagttgcccagaggatgagttcaaggtttacaagtgatgagatgggccataacccacaggccctaggacctgccaagaagcaagcacattcttgctgaaggaaaaaccctggaagaagttacgattttatcgacagacgatcctataggagtttacgcaaaacctgagagttgttaaggaacgatagatgtttctttggcttgcagaatcaatggatttttccGAATTtgtttcgtcgacaagagaaattctgcaatgcttgtgaggatgaccgagtgttagaatgcgagattcgctaaaccatgtacaaggtaatgatttgggtgcgggatggattgatcaccataccgacttactcttattattcgccttgctatatgggatggtaaatctgagtgacttacctatagtagagagacgatgatctaaaccttgtttgaaccttagaatgatataggtattttcccttgtacaaggcagctgttgccaaccgtaggttatacggtgaggatcaacccagacccatttcctgcaggagaaaccataaattgttgaccaccatgagatgttGATAGctgattagtattggcgccagacccgtcagctaagaagacccaatctcggaataaccttaccaagagggaaaaggacaaaagaattgaggaaaaggttatgccactacgggaagagcccagagaaggaattttcccgtGATATGAGAATACCGACACTGTCAAtagtaaggatggagtatatgagttttgatggaaccgtaaccatgcttctaagggtggtagcacccgagacccccggagatgatcgatggatttttgagaagacccccaaccTAAtccatttctttctagcctctccgaatctcgagggcgagattcattttaagggtggtaggtttgtaacatcccaaaattctaaattttggaatgttataataaatagatagttttgattgattgattgattgagtgcaattcgaaacctttttgaaagttaaatgagagggaataaaaggactttcccaaactttcattttcttttctgatcttcatgaattcaaattcttttcaaatacaaaacccttgagcgaagatgatatgacttcttccattttttttaaatgaaagggtatttgaaaatatttgaatttcatttggaaatatttccaattcataaacttcatgtaactcaatgattttcatgagagaagataaaatgacttcttcaaaacatatgaaatgtgagttgggagtttaaaagggtcaatttaaagtccttttgaaattattttcaaatttggagttatttgagttttattcaaattatttttctccaaaaataaaatatatgaaaattagggtaacatgattccctacagtagaaaattggagagaaataaatttgaattaattttggtatttttaaaatgatttttattggattttagtagagcaggagcactgttgcaggaggatgggggtattgatgaagatgtgaaccatcaaatcaaagccggatggatgaagtggcgccaagattctggcattctctgtgacaagagagtgccacaaaagctaaaaggaaagttctacaggacggcggttcgacgcgcaatgttgtatggcgcggagtgttggccgactaaaaggcgacatgttcaacagttaggtgtggcggagatgcgtatgttgagatggatgtgtggccacacgaggaaggatcgagtccggaatgatgatatacgagatagagttggggtagcaccaattgaggagaagcttgtccaacatcgtttgagatggtttggcatATTCAGcgtaggcctccagaagctccagtgcatagcggacggctaaagcgtgcggagaatgtcaagagagggcggggtcgaccgattttgacatgggaggagtccgttaagagacctgaaggattggagtatcgacaaagagctagctatggacaggggtgcgtggaagcttgctatccatgtgccagagccatgagttggttgcgagatcttatgggtttcacctctagcctaccccaacttgtttgggactaaaggctttgttgttgttgttgttgttgttgttgtttagtagagcaggagcactgtttgaattatctgaatttgtgtagattttatttgaagctagaataatgttcaggttgttggaaatctttttctgaaaattttgatatattatatgcctatataatatttttatttatttggtctttattatttttagtttgcctggtaaaatgttttaaaaaaaaggtttccttccgccgactgggccggccccagGCCCAGCCGCCCGCGCCGGCCCATGACCGCCGCGGCCAACCTCCCGTGCGCGCGTGGGACACGGCCGCCGTCCGCGACCCAGACTCGCCGGAGTCCGAGCGCCGCCCGCctccggccgcccccttccccacgccagcgcctcccctcctcctataaagccgccgcccggacccccctctctctcccgcatcTCGCCGCTCGAAGCCGAGCCGTCGCCGGGCCGTTTGCCGTCGCNNNNNNNNNNNNNNNNNNNNNNNNNNNNNNNNNNNNNNNNNNNNNNNNNNNNNNNNNNNNNNNNNNNNNNNNNNNNNNNNNNNNNNNNNNNNNNNNNNNNNNNNNNNNNNNNNNNNNNNNNNNNNNNNNNNNNNNNNNNNNNNNNNNNNNNNNNNNNNNNNNNNNNNNNNNNNNNNNNNNNNNNNNNNNNNNNNNNNNNNNNNNNNNNNNNNNNNNNNNNNNNNNNNNNNNNNNNNNNNNNNNNNNNNNNNNNNNNNNNNNNNNNNNNNNNNNNNNNNNNNNNNNNNNNNNNNNNNNNNNNNNNNNNNNNNNNNNNNNNNNNNNNNNNNNNNNNNNNNNNNNNNNNNNNNNNNNNNNNNNNNNNNNNNNNNNNNNNNNNNNNNNNNNNNNNNNNNNNNNNNNNNNNNNNNNNNNNNNNNNNNNNNNNNNNNNNNNNNNNNNNNNNNNNNNNNNNNNNNNNNNNNNNNNNNNNNNNNNNNNNNNNNNNNNNNNNNNNNNNNNNNNNNNNNNNNNNNNNGCCATCCtcctcgcctcgccgcgccgcccctccccggcCCCTTCAGCGCCCTCctggaccacccgagccgccgccccggccggaccaaacccgccgccgccgtcccgccgtTGCCGGAGttcgacctcgccgccgccggttttctcgcGAAAACCGCCAAACCTCCGTGAACCGGTATAACCGCCGCCCGATCCGGTTTTCTTCGGTTTTTCTTTTTAAACGCAGTTTTTTTGTTAGTTTTAATTAGTGAACGCTCATCAGATTAGATCTGGATCGAACGGTTTTTCATTCGTTAGCGTTTGGTAACGAACGTTCGCCTTTTagacttttctttttctgttagtttttagtcagggacttctttgtagatatattatttacagattagcccctggttttcaaacgactacaactttttactcgttagtccaaatccaacgaaccaacgcctacttcttcgttatgatcccctctatccagtaaaacaacttaaacatgtttttgaaagtttaaaatttgaattagatcaaatttgaatttgaacttcgtttgatcataacttgagttttataactccgtttgatttgattctttttgcaaattaaagctcttgacataaactttctgataaggccaaattcacataatttggtactgttagaaattgttttatgttgcaagagttatttgcttggttttgatgttttctgaattgttttcttcgttctttccaatcttttgagtgattgcttatgtgtagtTACTATTGCTTgtctacgatagattgaccggagtgtgacgagtagaaatatcaagagttttgagtgcgaatcatcttcatcaactttgcaggcaagatcacactttgatcatatacttttcatacccagtttttatgcattagatcaatcctcaaacattgcatgattaggatctaattaaattgtgggttttgggaagtagtttgaggtagtacctattacctggtttattatcaaacccttgggagttacttctacgtttgctttttatgccatgctatgctcgtagacgtggaatgggtttgagtgtatccatgacagatgtgagatggttaattaatggtttacttaaggtggcaacttaaacacacatctgggtggattgaggtagctggctattccaggatttgcctgtctaggcacctaggTAGGCAGGATTTGccttttttttatggaccgccacccaggctcaaagggatcatgagattattcatgctagaaacttccgtgtgcagccacaaggcattatgggctctggcgtagttgactaagtcgtgcgaactcttacagtggtagactagcagatgtaggggatgtaggttggtatggtctatcacatcgtaaggtgctagcgcttctgaaagactatgtctcggtcatccgtttctcaaacaccatgtagtgcgagaaatccaacggaggcgatcgagtcttgtggggaaaagtgcgcaaacctctgcagagtgtacaaactaatcatgattagccgtgttcccggttatggacatcttgagtatctagttcttggattatcctgttgatctcatcacgctaCTTAAATAATTTGTGGGTTTTTAATAATGatgattaattgggattgagaatgctgtcaaccattctcaatgtttaaccaccaccatgatagttaaataaatttattcctttgcaatagggaaaaattgacttttcgcaaaaacattgtaaccatagagcctccaccagccaaatatgcatgtagagatagccattattcatcattgctctatggtgtgaatttgccagtacattcaatgtagtgaccctttgtggctgcaacgtctcatgttgcaggatcttacgacgagtaagtgatacgtcagggttacgatttctacactcaactttgccgttggtgttgatgggaatccacaaccttgttacttccgctatttggattgaggtaatagtatttacgttactttatacatgtgatttacctctgttataaatcctcgagtactgtgtgtgtcagcataccgatccagggatgacacttaagcacaaagacttgatccattcgggtctggtcgctacatgcgcGTAAATTCTGTGCCCCGCCGTGGGTATTCTCGTCATTTTATACATGGACATATAAAGGCCATGGCCCCCATGGAGAGAAAACCTAGCCGCCTCGTGCACTCGCGCCGTccacctcgtcctcttcctcctgctcgcccctctctctctctccctccaaaCCCTAGCCTCGCTCCCGCCTCCCTGCCCCGCTGCCGTCCAAATCCAACCCCACGCCGCCGCCATCTCCTTCGCCTAGCAGGCAGCCGCCCCGCCGTCTCCTCGACCCAGCCGACCACCCCGGCGCAGCCACCAtcgacggcgaggaggaggagcacgacgggaAGAAGGATGACAGCCAAGGGAGGAAGGACGGCATCAACGTCTCGTCTCCGTCTAGGTTCGCATctgtcgctctctctctctctctctccccccctctctctctctctcatagttcCCCTTCTTAGATCGACTCTCCCTGTCAAATCCTCCTGTACCCAACACGAGATGGAGAGAGGGATGTTTGGAAGGAGATGGGAGGAACAGGAGATGGGAAGAAGCTGTGCCACATCCATCCCGTCCACTGCATCGTGCGCAGCGACCGGTTGGGTTCTGGATTGGTGAGCGCCCTGCCCACTTCCCCATCCCCCTCTCTCTTTTGTGGGTTTACCTATTCATCCGCTGAAGATCTATTCGATTAAATATGTTGATCTGTTCATCCTCTCGGCTCAGGAAGCAACTCATTTTGGATGAGAACAATTTTGGATGAGAACAATATATAATTTTGTGACTTGGTCAGATCTCAGGTTGTCCTTTCTGCTTCTATCTGATTGTGTATAGGTAGTTGACTGTGTTTTGGGTACTGATATGGTTTAGTTAAGGCCATATTTTTGGTTAATGCCTTAATTGGAGGTTTAGTTCGGTTAAAAAGATGATGCCATGTGGCATTCAGTATTTATGTCCATATTACAGATCATATGCAAATAAACGATTTAAATGGACACTGCAGTTCACACCCTCTCTCTGATGTTAACTTTATTCTGTTGGATAAAAGTAACAGCGACAGCATGTATGCTGCATTGAGTTACTTTTTTATTTATaaaatgaattatttatgtattctcCAGTAAGTTTTATGTTAGAAATATTGTGGAAAGAGTACATAAAGATGAGCCATGAATCCTTTTAGGTTGGCATCAAACTCTACGTGTGGATTTTTATTAATTGGCCAATATTTTATGTCATATTTTCTTTAGATGCATCATTTACAGTtttcctctgatttctattaattgGCCAATATTTTTTCTGGAGTCATAATTCTGTTATAGCATCTCCTTGCCTTTTTTGCTTTGAAAAACACCGTTGATCATAAGCTGATTGTTGCAGCAGGGTTGGGAACTTTAAGCATACCTAGGATATGTATTTTTTAGTTGGCAAATAGTTATGCCAATTTTGTGATTTATCTATTATCTATTTCTTTCACCTTTGAACACTTTGAATATACTAGCCCATATTGTTCATTACTTTGTAAGGTTAACTTTTGTAGGAACACTGATTTGCAAGGTTAACTTTCTAGCAGTTTGATGTGTTCCATTTTATGGAGATCTCTCTCGGAAACTTATTCTTCCTATCTTTGTTTTTAAGGGGTGTAGAAGCAAGAGAGAACTGATTATGTGAGGATACAACCCTTGAAATCTATGGATATTCCTACAGGTAAACAAGTGAAATATTTGTTGTTGGTTACTCAGTTAGTGAAAATGTTCGAAAATACTCATAGAAGATGAGTAAGATCTGCAGTTGACACACTAAATATGTTATTTAGCATAAGCTCTTCCAATCTGCTAGATTTTGTTGGTTACTTAACTTTGTTATTAGGTTTGTAGATATTACGATTTTCAATTTGTGAACTGCATGCCCGTACTGTTATGACGTGTGTGTTGGGAACTGCGTGCCCGTATTGTTAACATCTCTAATCAATTTTTCAGATACACTGCTGGAATTGTTCCGCAATCTGTTTACACGTCAGGGAAGTCGGTTTTCTGCCGTCCTGCTGCTCATCTACACTAATTTTCCTCTATGGATGTGGTTAGTGTTTGTTGCTGGATCCAAAAGTCATCGCCGCCTACTGGTGATCTTGAATCTTGACTGTCGGATTGCTGGTTGCTGTTATAGCTTGTTGTTTTTAACAGTTACTAAGTGTTTTCTTTGCTCGCCGCAGATATGTAGACCTGTTTGTGTCCCTCGACATACAGAAGAAGTTCATCCCAAGCTTCAAGACTCTAGGGTTAATTCCATAGAAGGTAACTTCCTTTGATATTGGTATTGTTCAATTTTGTTTTTCCGGCTTCTGGTTGCTATTATAGCTTGTTGTTTTTAATGGTTACTAAAGATATGTTCAAATTCATACCAGCACTCCAATAGCTATTGCTTGAAATCTGTTTTCTACCTGTGGTTATTAAGTATATATACCTATAAAGTGTCCTTTATTGCTTTCTTAAATTCTGGGTAGTCTGCTACGCAATGATGGCATTGGCAGATTTCGTTGCAGTATTGAAATGTAAATATATTGAACAGATCAAATGGCAAGATTAGTTAGCTTTCTTCCTGATTATGTTTTCTCTTCCATTTTCAATGCTATGTCTACCACGCATTCTCATGTCCATGGTGCCTTTTTTGTTTGATGTGAAGTAAATTTCCACACAGGGTGGGGCGACGAGGTTGTGGCAACTTGGCGGCATGGCTGCCGATCAGCCAAGCAAGACCTACTCTCTCTACACCTCCGCATGGTTCCTTGCTGCTGCAATCAACTTCTCTGTCATTGTTGGAATGGGTCGGAGATAAAAACTGCAAGTCTCCTTGCGCATAATCTCTTTTCTTTTGAAGCACATTTCCGATTTGAGCTAAGTGACAGTTTGATTGATATTGGCGTGATGGCTAATGTCGAGGCTACCACGTACTAGACCATCGTCGCGCCCAACATCGAGGAGTGCGGCAGCACCGTGGCCAGGGCCATAGCGTCCGGTGCCGAGAACGTGGCCAAGGGGATCCTGTGGTGCGGGGTGATAACCGTGAACAGGCTCCACCGGGCGAACGAGGTCAGCCCGGAGATGCTCAGGCATATCAAAATGTAGTGCTTTCTTTCTTAGTTTTCACCTCAAATGTGTTCCTAATTTGCAGTCAAGCAAACTTATTCAGTAGGATTTGTGATGCATAAATCAGTAAATGATTTTGGGTTAATCCTGGTTGTGGTGGTGCAGGCTTCATGTGCGTATATGTGACTATTTGCTTATGATGAACTTGAAGACAGTCGTTAAAGTATTCATGGTGGAGGGAAAGGTTGATGCTGGTCTTGGTCCTATTTGTAAGTTTCTCACACTACTCATTTTATTAATGCATGATTCCTTACGAAGTGGTAACACTATCTCTATTATAAACTGAACACTAATGAGAATTGTACTTAATACTTCTGTGaggaccactgtcggtgtcaaaaccggcggatctcgggtagggggtcccgaactgtgcgtctaggcggatggtaacaggagacaagggacacgatgtttttacccaggttagggccctctcgatggaggtaaaaccctactcctgcttgattaatattgatgatatgggtagtacaagagtagatctaccacgagatcagagaggctaaaccctagaagctagcctatggtatgattgttgttcgtcctacggactaaaaccccccggtttatatagacaccgggtagggttagggttacacagagtcggttacattggtaggagatctacatatccgtattgccaagcttgccttccacgccaaggaaagtcccatccggacacgggacgaagtcttcaatcttgtatctccatagtccaggagtccggccaccgatgatagttcggctatccggacaccccctagtccaggactccctcagtagcccctgaaccaggcttcaatgatgacgagttcggcgcgcatattgtcttcggcattgcaaggcgggttcctcctctgaatacttcatagaagattttgaacataaggatagtgtccggctctgcaaaataatttccacacaacactgtagagagaataatatctacacaaaatcaatctgctgacatattccgcggCGTGCCATCACGCcacagccaagtctttattcgaattgtttttactgtaccgcctcagcgcgtttagcgaggcggtttccttggaatgtcttgtcaaagcagagatcgtgtccccttaatccgggattctcatcaatacggacgtgggtaacccaaccgcgccattgattatagcGCTTGgaagataagagagttttaccaggccggtgggggcgcTTAGttgcgtccgtccatataaggggataaggatccaccttttcacctacgccttcttcctcctttgctcatccatttccgcgcactcaagctccaatgcCCGAGTTCGCACatctctcctcaaccttctccagccatgtccggagcgggaggcaagtggatggtctcctccatcacggaggggcacatcaccaGATTGCGGGAGGCGGGATacttgtccggcgacatcgcgtgtCGGCTCCCcaccaaggggcagctcatccccacccccaggccccatgagagggtggtgttcctcacccacttcctccgcggactaggttttccacttcacccatttgtccgggggctcatgttctactaccgcctggatttccacgatctg
It contains:
- the LOC119339674 gene encoding uncharacterized protein LOC119339674 — encoded protein: MGGTGDGKKLCHIHPVHCIVRSDRLGSGLTIVAPNIEECGSTVARAIASGAENVAKGILWCGVITVNRLHRANEVSPEMLRHIKMLHVRICDYLLMMNLKTVVKVFMVEGKVDAGLGPIYATCMEFKEEGHFKQRNQLVRTLFMSLCPLHSSEYSVVYPFEKYFFKSMENVLFMHC